One genomic segment of Sphingorhabdus sp. M41 includes these proteins:
- the rplB gene encoding 50S ribosomal protein L2, whose product MALKSYKPTSPARRGLILVDKSGLWKGKPVKKLVEGKNKTGGRNNKGHVTSRGIAGGHKQKYRLVDFKRRKWDMAATVERLEYDPNRTAFIALIKYEDGELAYIIAPQRLDVGDSVIAGQKTDVKPGNAMLLSQMPVGTIVHNVEMKPGKGGQIARSAGAYVQIVGRDRGMVIVRLKSGEQRYLRSDCMATVGAVSNPDNSNQNFGKAGRTRWKGRRPLTRGVAKNPVDHPHGGGEGRTSGGRHPVTPWGKPTKGARTRSNKSTDKMIIRSRHAKKKR is encoded by the coding sequence ATGGCATTAAAATCCTATAAACCGACAAGCCCCGCCCGGCGTGGTCTTATCCTGGTCGACAAGAGCGGCCTCTGGAAAGGCAAGCCTGTCAAAAAGCTTGTCGAAGGCAAGAACAAAACCGGTGGCCGGAACAACAAGGGCCACGTGACATCGCGCGGCATTGCTGGCGGTCACAAGCAGAAATATCGTCTCGTCGACTTCAAGCGGCGTAAATGGGATATGGCTGCTACGGTTGAACGGCTCGAATATGATCCGAACCGCACCGCCTTTATTGCGCTGATCAAATATGAAGACGGCGAACTGGCCTATATCATTGCACCGCAGCGTCTCGACGTTGGCGATAGCGTGATTGCTGGTCAGAAGACGGACGTGAAGCCAGGCAATGCGATGCTTTTGTCGCAGATGCCGGTTGGTACGATCGTTCACAATGTCGAAATGAAGCCAGGCAAGGGCGGTCAGATCGCTCGTTCTGCTGGTGCTTATGTTCAGATTGTTGGTCGTGATCGCGGCATGGTTATTGTTCGCCTGAAAAGCGGCGAGCAACGCTACCTGCGTTCCGATTGCATGGCGACCGTTGGCGCGGTTTCCAACCCGGACAATTCGAACCAGAACTTCGGCAAGGCAGGCCGCACCCGCTGGAAAGGACGTCGTCCTCTTACTCGCGGTGTTGCGAAAAACCCAGTGGATCACCCGCATGGTGGTGGTGAAGGCCGGACTTCCGGTGGTCGTCATCCAGTTACGCCATGGGGTAAGCCAACCAAGGG